In Alteromonas naphthalenivorans, one DNA window encodes the following:
- a CDS encoding ABC transporter permease: MSMTSTLAWRLFRHEAKRGELTIILLAIVLSVGAVLSLSLFSERLQGALKERSAAFIAADAQLRSDTPINDTWLQQARDEGLNTAKQVTTRSMVFHRDEMSLVDLRAVNENYPLKGTVNITDVPFGQKEAATDLPKPGEVWLQSLLFQTLKLSLGDSIEIGDAEFTVTKVLVDIPDAGFSVFNTEPIALIRLSDLDATAITGPGSRARYVGYFEGERSAISNFYDWLSPNLQDDLHNWRTVEDDESAIGRSVASAERYFLLASLLAIVLAAVSIAVAAQRYSQRHFDPVAIMKTLGATKQVIRRIYLLQILFITGLGIIIGLIMGFIGQQVVVWLVAEQVDVALSIWHWRPVLIAVFTGATCSLLFSLYPLMQLFSIPPLRVLRRDLSTNLRSRTIQYVASGGAIFLLMWIYSQDLMISLILFGSGVVLVAGLLGATFLLIAAGRKFGSGKMGPWQLAWARIKRRSMENSVQLISFSVTTMLLLVVLVMRNDMVSQWRSQLPEGTPNYFLINITGDQKTELDTHFKSNGITIEEFYPVIRGRFVAVNDDSVNTEVSKEEDSNTEGRQGLGREANLTWSNSLQKENEITSGTWHGDNPDALDEGVFAVSVETDVGERLGIELGDMLTFNVGSEIVKTKVTSFRKVNWQTMQPNFFFVIQPEAMAAFNPTYITSFYLPEAQKSQLTTLLKPFASITMFDVDARINQLRDIVNQVSVAIEFILVLVLVAGSLVLIAQVQASMDERRQELAILRTLGAKGSLIRKSVVFEFVIIGVVAGFMAALANELSLFMLQTNVFQMTASLHLEYWVIAPIVGAIVVGALGAIGCWRLLTLNTSALLRKMV, from the coding sequence ATGAGCATGACATCGACCTTGGCATGGCGATTGTTTCGGCATGAGGCGAAGCGCGGAGAGCTTACCATTATCTTGTTGGCAATTGTATTGTCGGTAGGCGCGGTATTGTCGCTGTCGTTATTTAGTGAGCGGTTGCAAGGTGCGCTAAAAGAGCGTTCAGCGGCTTTTATCGCAGCTGATGCACAGTTACGCTCTGATACACCCATTAATGATACTTGGTTGCAGCAGGCTCGAGATGAGGGGCTTAACACGGCAAAGCAGGTGACTACTCGGTCGATGGTCTTTCATCGTGACGAAATGTCATTGGTGGACCTTAGGGCTGTAAACGAGAATTATCCACTGAAGGGCACGGTTAATATTACTGATGTGCCTTTTGGACAAAAAGAAGCGGCAACAGATTTGCCCAAGCCCGGCGAAGTGTGGCTGCAGTCTCTGTTGTTTCAAACTCTGAAGCTTAGTTTGGGAGACAGTATTGAAATAGGCGATGCTGAATTCACGGTAACCAAAGTGTTGGTTGATATACCTGATGCAGGGTTCAGTGTATTTAACACCGAACCAATCGCTTTGATTAGACTGTCCGATTTGGATGCAACGGCTATAACCGGGCCTGGCAGTCGGGCACGTTACGTGGGCTATTTTGAAGGCGAAAGGAGTGCTATTAGTAATTTTTACGACTGGCTCAGCCCTAACTTGCAAGATGACTTACATAATTGGCGTACCGTTGAAGATGACGAATCGGCCATTGGACGTTCGGTAGCGAGTGCTGAGCGGTATTTTTTATTGGCGAGTTTACTTGCCATAGTGCTTGCAGCGGTTTCCATTGCGGTGGCAGCCCAGCGTTACAGTCAACGTCATTTCGACCCTGTCGCTATCATGAAAACACTCGGTGCGACAAAGCAAGTCATTCGCCGTATCTATCTTCTTCAAATTCTATTTATTACTGGGCTAGGCATTATTATTGGATTAATAATGGGCTTCATTGGCCAGCAAGTTGTGGTGTGGTTAGTTGCTGAACAAGTTGATGTGGCGTTATCTATTTGGCATTGGCGGCCAGTGCTAATCGCTGTTTTCACAGGGGCAACCTGCTCGTTATTATTCTCGCTTTATCCATTGATGCAGTTGTTTTCAATTCCTCCACTGCGTGTGCTAAGGCGTGATTTAAGCACTAATTTACGTTCTCGGACCATTCAGTATGTGGCCTCAGGCGGTGCGATATTTCTCTTGATGTGGATTTATAGCCAAGATTTGATGATCAGCCTTATTTTGTTTGGCTCTGGCGTGGTTTTAGTCGCGGGGCTGCTAGGCGCAACCTTTTTGCTGATTGCAGCGGGACGTAAATTCGGCTCAGGAAAAATGGGGCCTTGGCAGCTTGCTTGGGCGCGAATTAAACGCCGTTCAATGGAAAATAGTGTTCAGCTGATTAGTTTTTCAGTCACTACCATGTTGTTGCTAGTTGTATTGGTTATGCGCAACGACATGGTATCGCAGTGGCGCTCTCAGTTGCCAGAAGGTACACCCAATTACTTTTTGATTAATATCACTGGCGATCAAAAAACAGAATTGGACACACACTTCAAATCAAACGGAATTACCATCGAAGAGTTCTATCCTGTAATACGAGGGCGCTTCGTTGCAGTGAATGATGACAGTGTAAATACCGAAGTATCTAAAGAGGAAGATTCAAATACTGAAGGTAGACAAGGACTTGGACGTGAAGCGAATTTAACTTGGAGTAATTCGTTACAAAAAGAGAACGAGATTACCAGTGGTACATGGCATGGTGACAACCCTGATGCATTAGACGAAGGCGTATTCGCTGTTTCAGTTGAAACCGATGTAGGCGAGCGACTTGGTATTGAATTAGGCGATATGCTCACATTCAATGTGGGCAGTGAAATCGTTAAAACTAAGGTAACAAGTTTTAGAAAAGTGAACTGGCAAACCATGCAGCCTAACTTTTTCTTTGTTATTCAACCTGAGGCCATGGCGGCGTTCAATCCAACCTACATCACCAGTTTTTATTTGCCCGAAGCGCAGAAATCACAACTAACCACGTTGTTAAAGCCATTTGCGTCTATCACCATGTTCGATGTTGATGCGCGAATTAATCAGCTAAGAGATATTGTTAATCAAGTGTCGGTGGCCATTGAGTTTATCTTAGTGCTGGTGCTTGTAGCAGGCAGTTTAGTGTTAATAGCCCAGGTTCAAGCTAGCATGGATGAAAGACGACAAGAGCTGGCTATTTTAAGAACGCTTGGGGCGAAAGGCAGTTTAATTCGCAAAAGCGTGGTGTTCGAGTTTGTCATCATAGGTGTTGTTGCAGGTTTCATGGCAGCGCTCGCCAATGAGCTCAGCTTGTTTATGCTGCAAACCAACGTGTTTCAAATGACTGCAAGTCTTCACTTAGAGTATTGGGTAATTGCACCGATTGTCGGGGCAATTGTGGTGGGTGCTTTAGGTGCAATTGGCTGCTGGCGGTTACTTACCTTAAATACTTCGGCACTGCTTAGGAAGATGGTCTAA
- a CDS encoding ABC transporter ATP-binding protein: MIKTSKVTKSVNTSEGKLEILHPISFEVKSGESVAIIGASGSGKSTLLGLLAGLDEVSKGEIHLDGEPLHTMDEEARAVLRGQKVGFIFQSFMLVQSLTAIENVMLPAEIAGLDNPKQMASKILEQVGIGHRASHYPNQLSGGEQQRVAIARAFITSPKILFADEPTGNLDATNSHKVEELLFALNREKGTTLVLVTHDNELAAKCDRQLTMQAGVLTESTPVSPRQRSEAV, encoded by the coding sequence ATGATAAAAACATCCAAAGTAACTAAGTCTGTAAATACGAGCGAAGGTAAGCTTGAGATCCTTCATCCTATCTCTTTTGAAGTCAAGTCCGGTGAGTCCGTTGCCATTATTGGTGCGTCAGGTTCAGGAAAATCTACTCTGTTGGGGCTGTTGGCCGGCCTAGATGAAGTTTCCAAAGGCGAAATTCACCTTGATGGTGAACCACTGCATACCATGGATGAAGAGGCTCGCGCTGTACTTCGGGGGCAAAAAGTAGGGTTTATTTTTCAAAGCTTTATGTTAGTGCAAAGCTTAACCGCTATTGAAAACGTAATGCTGCCAGCCGAAATTGCGGGTTTAGATAACCCTAAGCAGATGGCGAGTAAGATTCTTGAACAAGTAGGCATTGGGCATCGCGCGAGTCATTACCCAAATCAACTTTCAGGTGGTGAACAACAGCGAGTTGCTATTGCGCGGGCTTTTATTACTTCACCTAAAATTTTATTTGCCGATGAGCCTACTGGAAACTTGGATGCAACAAACAGCCACAAAGTCGAAGAGCTCCTTTTCGCGCTCAATCGAGAGAAAGGTACAACATTGGTACTTGTTACCCACGATAACGAGCTTGCCGCTAAGTGTGACAGGCAGTTAACCATGCAGGCGGGTGTTTTGACAGAGTCGACCCCAGTATCGCCTCGTCAGCGCTCAGAGGCTGTTTAG
- a CDS encoding arylesterase — translation MIYRFRSAVLFTLLLLIPLSALSDQTDTIVPNNSAKLLILGDSLSAAYGLDQQEGWVSLLQKRWRDENISIDIVNAAVSGETTDGGLARLPRLIEQHTPSHILVELGGNDGLQGHSISKIRNNLSAIVSIAKSDNTTVFVQDMQIPTNYGKRYTQMFSDTFDTVSEQHEVTKIPFFLEDIALQKDLMQRDGIHPNAKAQPMIVEFMFEKLTPLIMNNQ, via the coding sequence GTGATTTATCGTTTTCGCAGCGCCGTTTTGTTCACACTGCTTTTATTAATACCGTTATCTGCATTATCAGATCAGACCGATACCATCGTCCCCAATAATTCAGCTAAATTACTGATTCTAGGTGACAGCCTATCTGCTGCTTATGGGTTAGATCAACAAGAAGGTTGGGTGAGTTTGTTACAAAAACGCTGGCGTGACGAGAATATATCGATCGATATTGTAAATGCTGCGGTAAGCGGTGAGACCACTGATGGCGGTTTAGCTAGGCTTCCGAGGTTAATTGAACAACATACGCCAAGCCATATTTTAGTAGAACTCGGTGGTAATGATGGCCTGCAAGGGCACAGTATCAGTAAGATTAGGAACAACTTGAGCGCAATTGTTAGCATAGCAAAATCGGACAATACAACCGTTTTTGTGCAAGACATGCAGATACCCACTAATTACGGTAAACGCTATACACAAATGTTTAGCGACACTTTTGATACCGTGTCAGAGCAACATGAAGTTACAAAAATTCCTTTTTTTCTTGAGGACATAGCACTTCAAAAAGACTTGATGCAACGTGATGGTATTCACCCTAACGCAAAAGCTCAGCCTATGATTGTCGAATTTATGTTCGAAAAACTGACGCCTTTGATCATGAATAATCAATAA